One segment of Jatrophihabitans sp. DNA contains the following:
- a CDS encoding ankyrin repeat domain-containing protein, with product MPEALSDEEIGFLLDVLDLARHGRTERLAELLDAGVPVNLTNAAGDSLLILAAYHRHGETVRLLLDRGADTARVNDRGQTALAAAVFGRDRGIVEALLAAGADPRHGGRSAVEIARFFELEDMQRLLAEHPGKGGAAAPA from the coding sequence ATGCCCGAGGCGTTGAGCGACGAGGAGATCGGCTTTCTGCTGGATGTGCTCGATCTGGCCAGGCACGGCCGCACCGAACGGCTGGCCGAGCTGCTCGACGCCGGCGTGCCGGTGAACCTCACCAACGCCGCGGGCGACTCGCTGCTGATCCTGGCCGCCTACCACCGCCATGGTGAGACGGTCCGGCTGCTGCTGGACCGCGGCGCCGACACCGCCCGGGTGAACGACCGCGGCCAGACCGCGCTGGCCGCGGCGGTGTTCGGCCGGGACCGCGGCATCGTCGAGGCGCTGCTGGCAGCGGGCGCTGACCCCCGCCACGGCGGGCGGTCGGCTGTGGAGATCGCGCGGTTCTTCGAGCTGGAGGACATGCAGCGGCTGCTGGCCGAGCACCCCGGCAAGGGCGGCGCGGCCGCGCCGGCCTAG
- a CDS encoding transcriptional repressor: MDSSVALRQAGLRVTAQRRVVLGALQGAAHATAAQIASRIAALPVGAFSEVSRQGLYNVLEDLTRVGLVRCIEPAGSATRYELRTGDNHHHLVCRACGRIEDIACAVGQAPCLDLPDGKGFTIEEAEITWWGECMQCTAASPLPTEEGDSA, translated from the coding sequence ATGGACTCCTCGGTTGCGTTGCGGCAGGCGGGCCTGCGGGTCACCGCGCAGCGGCGAGTGGTCCTGGGCGCCCTGCAAGGCGCGGCTCATGCCACCGCGGCCCAGATCGCCTCGCGCATCGCCGCGCTGCCGGTGGGCGCCTTTTCCGAGGTGTCGCGGCAAGGCCTCTACAACGTGCTCGAGGATCTGACCCGGGTGGGCCTGGTGCGCTGCATCGAACCTGCCGGATCGGCGACGCGCTACGAACTGCGCACCGGTGACAACCACCACCATCTGGTGTGCCGAGCCTGCGGCCGGATCGAGGACATCGCCTGCGCAGTCGGCCAGGCGCCGTGCCTGGACCTGCCCGACGGCAAGGGCTTCACCATCGAAGAAGCCGAGATCACCTGGTGGGGAGAGTGCATGCAGTGCACCGCAGCATCCCCGCTCCCAACCGAAGAAGGAGACAGCGCATGA